Proteins encoded by one window of Ramlibacter tataouinensis:
- a CDS encoding HAMP domain-containing protein codes for MAQELARLSRVVGKQGKLKERAQLPNAMGFWRDSAESINSLIGDLVHPTSEVARVIGAVAQGDLSKSMALEPDGRRLEGEFLRTAMTINKMVEQLGTFAAEVTRVAREVGTEGKLGGQADVQGVAGTWKDLTESVNFMGSNLTAQVRNIAEVTKAVAAGDLSKKITVDVKGEILELKNTINTMVDQLSSFASEVTRVAREVGSEGKLGGQADVQGVAGTWKDLTESVNSMGSNLTAQVRNIAEVTTAVAAGDLSKKITVDVKGEILELKNTVNTMVDQLRSFAAEVTRVAREVGSEGKLGGQAEVQGVAGTWKDLTDSVNSMAGNLTAQVRNIADVTTAVAAGDLSKKITVDVKGEILELKNTINTMVDQLRSFASEVTRVAREVGTEGKLGGQADVQGVAGTWKDLTDNVNFMAGNLTAQVRNIADVTKAVAAGDLSKKITVDVKGEILELKNTVNTMVDQLSSFASEVTRVAREVGTEGKLGGQADVQGVAGTWKDLTDSVNFMAGNLTAQVRNIADVTTAVAAGDLSKKITVDVKGEILELKNTVNTMVDQLRSFAAEVTRVAREVGTEGKLGGQADVQGVAGTWKDLTDSVNSMAGNLTAQVRNIADVTKAVAAGDLSKKITVDVKGEILELKNTINTMVDQLSSFASEVTRVAREVGTEGKLGGQADVKGVAGTWKDLTDNVNFMAGNLTAQVRNIADVTKAVAAGDLSKKITVDVKGEILELKNTVNTMVDQLRSFAAEVTRVAREVGTEGKLGGQADVQGVAGTWKDLTESVNSMASNLTVQLRDVSKVATAIATGDLTQKITVDARGEILQIKDVINTMVDQLSSFAAEVTRVAREVGTEGRLGGQADVQGVAGTWKDLTESVNSMASNLTVQLRDVSKVATAIAMGDLTQKITVDVRGEILQIKDVINTMVDQLSSFASEVTRVAREVGTEGRLGGQAQVKGVSGTWKDLTDNVNFMAGNLTGQVRGIAKVVTAVANGDLQQKLTVEAKGEIAALAETINSMIETLDTFADQVTTVAREVGVEGKLGGQAKVPGASGTWKGLTENVNQLAANLTTQVRAIAEVATAVTQGDLTRSITVEALGEVAALKDTINEMISNLRDTTQLNTEQDWLKTNLAKFTRMLQGQKDLVAVGHLILSELAPVVGAQQAEFYVLNNSSEPQRLRLTASYASDGHGAYGKQVDLGQGLVGQCAFDKKKILLTSNLPETLRIASGLTETAPLNVLVLPIIFEGQVRGVLELASVERFNPTHEQFLDQLAESIGIVVNTIEANMRTEDLLTQSQSLAQELQSRQQELQQTNEELQEKARLLVHQNHEVERKNQEVEQARQALEEKAKQLALTSKYKSEFLANMSHELRTPLNSLLILSDQLSKNPEGNLSGKQVEFARTIHSSGNDLLMLINDILDLSKIESGTVAVDVSELPLQDLQLYVERTFRHVAEAKNVDFLIHPGLQLPAAVVTDAKRLQQILKNLLSNAFKFTHQGNVTLTIEEVVTGWSTDHEELNRAQQVIAFAVSDTGIGISGDKQQIIFEAFQQADGSTSRKYGGTGLGLAISRELAKLLGGEIRLASAPGQGSTFTLYLPVHYPATRSARRTSSFADPRTGELPAPLPVPARRPPAPARPAAPAPADDAVVQPANDADDDRNAIQDGDLVLLIVENDLAFARFLLDAARAKGFKGIVTAQGASALTFASQYPLAAITLDMYLPDMDGWRVLHRLKQDFGARHIPVCVISTDDSKERAFKGGALAFVEKPIPSREVLDAMLERLRAWCTRKERKVLVALNDGAARNELLACLEGTGVTPVLADGAEPFIAALDESPFDCVVLEGAFARLDSSQVRQALANQAGVGPLPLLLYLNATGGEGGRFAWHSDDRVTVTELHSPIRLCDAALLALHQNLRRLPERRRAQLEECASQARPLAGHRVLIVDDDMRNIFALATVLEEHAMDIVWADNGREAISRIANDPQIEVVLMDIMMPEMDGMATMKEIRKLPQGRNLPMIAVTAKAMKGDREKCIEAGAWDYLSKPVNTHDLLAVLRAWLHQ; via the coding sequence ATGGCGCAGGAGCTGGCGCGCCTGTCGCGCGTGGTGGGCAAGCAGGGCAAGCTCAAGGAGCGCGCCCAGCTGCCCAACGCCATGGGCTTCTGGCGCGACTCGGCCGAATCGATCAACTCGCTGATCGGCGACCTGGTGCATCCGACCTCGGAAGTGGCGCGCGTGATCGGGGCCGTCGCGCAGGGCGACCTGTCCAAGTCGATGGCCCTGGAGCCGGACGGACGCCGGCTGGAGGGCGAGTTCCTGCGCACCGCCATGACCATCAACAAGATGGTCGAGCAGCTCGGCACCTTCGCGGCCGAGGTGACGCGGGTCGCGCGCGAGGTCGGCACCGAAGGCAAGCTCGGTGGCCAGGCCGACGTGCAGGGCGTGGCCGGCACCTGGAAGGACCTGACCGAATCGGTGAACTTCATGGGCTCCAACCTGACGGCCCAGGTGCGCAACATCGCGGAAGTGACCAAGGCGGTGGCGGCCGGTGACCTGTCCAAGAAGATCACCGTGGACGTCAAGGGCGAGATCCTGGAGCTGAAGAACACCATCAACACCATGGTGGACCAGCTCTCCTCGTTCGCCTCCGAAGTGACGCGGGTGGCGCGCGAGGTGGGCTCGGAAGGCAAGCTGGGCGGCCAGGCCGACGTGCAGGGCGTGGCCGGGACCTGGAAGGACCTGACCGAGTCGGTGAACTCGATGGGCTCCAACCTCACGGCCCAGGTGCGCAACATCGCGGAAGTGACCACGGCCGTGGCGGCCGGCGATCTGTCCAAGAAGATCACGGTGGACGTCAAGGGCGAGATCCTGGAGCTGAAGAACACCGTCAACACCATGGTGGACCAGCTGCGATCCTTCGCCGCCGAAGTGACGCGGGTGGCGCGCGAAGTCGGTTCGGAAGGCAAGCTGGGCGGCCAGGCCGAGGTGCAGGGCGTGGCCGGCACCTGGAAGGACCTGACCGACTCGGTGAACTCGATGGCCGGCAACCTGACGGCCCAGGTGCGCAACATCGCCGACGTGACCACCGCGGTGGCCGCCGGTGACCTGTCCAAGAAGATCACGGTGGACGTCAAGGGCGAGATCCTGGAGCTGAAGAACACCATCAACACCATGGTGGACCAGCTGCGCTCCTTCGCCTCCGAGGTGACGCGGGTGGCGCGCGAGGTGGGCACCGAGGGCAAGCTGGGCGGCCAGGCCGACGTGCAGGGCGTGGCCGGCACCTGGAAGGACCTGACCGACAACGTCAACTTCATGGCCGGCAACCTGACGGCCCAGGTGCGCAACATCGCCGACGTGACCAAGGCGGTGGCGGCGGGCGACCTGTCCAAGAAGATCACGGTGGACGTCAAGGGCGAAATCCTGGAGCTGAAGAACACCGTCAACACCATGGTGGACCAGCTCTCCTCGTTCGCCTCCGAGGTGACGCGGGTGGCGCGCGAGGTCGGCACCGAAGGCAAGCTGGGCGGCCAGGCCGACGTGCAAGGCGTGGCCGGCACCTGGAAGGACCTGACCGATTCGGTGAACTTCATGGCCGGCAACCTGACGGCCCAGGTGCGCAACATCGCCGACGTGACCACCGCGGTGGCGGCCGGCGACTTGTCCAAGAAGATCACGGTGGACGTCAAGGGCGAGATCCTGGAGCTGAAGAACACCGTCAACACCATGGTGGACCAGCTGCGCTCGTTCGCCGCCGAAGTGACGCGGGTGGCGCGCGAGGTGGGCACCGAGGGCAAGCTCGGCGGCCAAGCCGACGTGCAGGGCGTGGCCGGCACCTGGAAGGACCTGACCGATTCGGTGAACTCCATGGCCGGCAACCTGACGGCCCAGGTGCGCAACATCGCCGACGTGACCAAGGCGGTGGCGGCCGGCGACCTGTCCAAGAAGATCACGGTGGACGTCAAGGGCGAGATCCTGGAGCTGAAGAACACCATCAACACCATGGTGGACCAGCTCTCCTCGTTCGCCTCCGAAGTGACGCGGGTGGCGCGCGAGGTGGGCACCGAGGGCAAGCTGGGTGGCCAGGCCGACGTGAAGGGCGTGGCCGGCACCTGGAAGGACCTGACCGACAACGTGAACTTCATGGCCGGCAACCTGACGGCCCAGGTGCGCAACATCGCCGATGTGACCAAGGCGGTGGCCGCCGGCGACCTGTCCAAGAAGATCACGGTGGATGTGAAGGGCGAAATCCTGGAGCTGAAGAACACCGTCAACACCATGGTGGACCAGCTGCGCTCGTTCGCCGCGGAAGTGACGCGGGTGGCGCGCGAGGTGGGCACCGAGGGCAAGTTGGGCGGCCAGGCCGACGTGCAGGGCGTGGCCGGCACCTGGAAGGACCTGACCGAGTCGGTGAACTCGATGGCCTCCAACCTGACGGTGCAGCTGCGCGACGTGTCCAAGGTGGCCACCGCCATCGCCACCGGCGACCTGACCCAGAAGATCACGGTCGATGCGCGCGGCGAGATCCTGCAGATCAAGGACGTGATCAACACCATGGTGGACCAGCTGTCCTCCTTCGCCGCCGAGGTGACGCGGGTGGCACGCGAGGTGGGCACCGAGGGCCGGCTGGGCGGCCAGGCCGACGTGCAGGGCGTGGCCGGCACCTGGAAGGACCTGACCGAGTCGGTGAACTCGATGGCCTCCAACCTGACGGTGCAGCTGCGCGACGTGTCCAAGGTGGCCACCGCCATCGCCATGGGCGACCTGACGCAGAAGATCACGGTGGACGTGCGCGGCGAGATCCTGCAGATCAAGGACGTGATCAACACCATGGTGGACCAGCTGTCGTCATTCGCCTCCGAGGTGACGCGGGTGGCGCGCGAGGTCGGCACCGAAGGCCGGCTGGGCGGGCAGGCCCAGGTGAAGGGCGTCTCCGGCACCTGGAAGGACCTGACCGACAACGTGAACTTCATGGCCGGCAACCTGACCGGCCAGGTGCGCGGCATCGCCAAGGTGGTGACCGCGGTCGCCAACGGCGACCTGCAGCAGAAGCTGACGGTGGAGGCCAAGGGCGAGATCGCCGCGCTGGCCGAGACCATCAACTCCATGATCGAGACGCTCGACACCTTCGCCGACCAGGTGACCACGGTGGCGCGCGAGGTCGGCGTGGAAGGCAAGCTGGGCGGCCAGGCCAAGGTGCCGGGCGCCTCGGGCACCTGGAAGGGCCTGACCGAGAACGTCAACCAGCTCGCCGCCAACCTCACCACCCAGGTGCGCGCCATCGCCGAGGTGGCCACCGCCGTGACCCAGGGCGACCTGACGCGCTCGATCACGGTGGAGGCGCTGGGCGAGGTGGCCGCGCTGAAGGACACCATCAACGAGATGATCAGCAACCTGCGCGACACCACGCAGCTAAACACCGAGCAGGACTGGCTCAAGACCAACCTGGCCAAGTTCACCCGGATGCTGCAGGGCCAGAAGGACCTTGTTGCCGTCGGCCACCTGATCCTGTCGGAGCTGGCACCGGTGGTCGGCGCCCAGCAGGCCGAGTTCTACGTGCTCAACAATAGCTCGGAGCCGCAGCGCCTGCGCCTGACCGCCAGCTATGCCTCGGACGGCCACGGCGCCTACGGCAAGCAGGTCGACCTGGGGCAGGGGCTGGTCGGCCAGTGCGCCTTCGACAAGAAGAAGATCCTGCTGACCTCCAACCTGCCGGAGACGCTGCGCATCGCCTCCGGCCTGACCGAGACCGCGCCGCTGAACGTGCTGGTGCTGCCCATCATCTTCGAAGGGCAGGTGCGCGGCGTGCTGGAGCTGGCTTCGGTCGAGCGCTTCAACCCGACCCACGAGCAGTTCCTGGACCAGCTGGCCGAGTCGATCGGCATCGTGGTCAACACGATTGAGGCCAACATGCGCACCGAGGACCTGCTGACCCAGTCGCAGTCGCTGGCGCAGGAGCTGCAAAGCCGGCAGCAGGAACTGCAGCAGACCAACGAGGAGCTGCAGGAGAAGGCGCGGCTGCTGGTGCACCAGAACCACGAGGTCGAGCGCAAGAACCAGGAAGTGGAGCAGGCCCGCCAGGCGCTGGAGGAAAAGGCCAAGCAGCTGGCGCTGACGTCCAAGTACAAGTCCGAGTTCCTGGCCAACATGTCGCACGAGCTGCGCACGCCGCTGAACTCGCTGCTGATCCTGTCCGACCAGCTGTCCAAGAACCCCGAGGGCAACCTCAGCGGCAAGCAGGTCGAGTTCGCCCGCACCATCCATTCGTCGGGCAACGACCTGCTGATGCTGATCAACGACATCCTGGACCTGTCCAAGATCGAGTCGGGCACGGTGGCGGTCGACGTGAGCGAGCTGCCGCTGCAGGACCTGCAGCTGTACGTGGAGCGCACCTTCCGCCACGTGGCCGAGGCCAAGAACGTGGACTTCCTGATCCACCCCGGCCTGCAGTTGCCCGCGGCGGTGGTCACCGACGCCAAGCGCCTGCAGCAGATCCTGAAGAACCTGCTGTCCAACGCCTTCAAGTTCACCCACCAGGGCAACGTGACGCTGACCATCGAGGAGGTGGTCACCGGCTGGAGCACCGACCACGAGGAGCTGAACCGGGCCCAGCAGGTGATCGCCTTCGCCGTGTCCGACACCGGCATCGGCATCTCGGGCGACAAGCAGCAGATCATCTTCGAGGCCTTCCAGCAGGCCGACGGCTCCACCAGCCGCAAGTACGGCGGCACCGGGCTGGGGCTGGCGATCAGCCGCGAGCTGGCCAAGCTGCTGGGCGGCGAGATTCGGCTGGCGAGCGCGCCGGGGCAGGGCAGCACCTTCACCCTGTATCTGCCGGTGCACTACCCGGCCACCCGCAGCGCGCGCCGCACCAGCTCATTCGCCGATCCCCGCACCGGCGAGCTGCCGGCGCCGTTGCCCGTCCCGGCTCGCCGGCCGCCGGCGCCGGCGCGGCCTGCGGCGCCAGCGCCGGCCGACGACGCCGTGGTCCAGCCCGCCAACGACGCGGACGACGACCGCAACGCCATCCAGGACGGCGACCTGGTGCTGCTGATCGTCGAGAACGACCTGGCCTTTGCCCGCTTCCTGCTGGACGCCGCGCGTGCCAAGGGCTTCAAGGGCATCGTCACGGCGCAGGGCGCTTCGGCGCTCACCTTTGCGAGCCAGTACCCGCTGGCCGCGATCACCCTCGACATGTACCTGCCCGACATGGACGGCTGGCGCGTCCTGCATCGCCTGAAGCAGGACTTCGGCGCGCGCCACATCCCCGTGTGCGTGATCTCGACCGACGACTCGAAGGAGCGAGCCTTCAAGGGCGGCGCCCTGGCCTTCGTCGAGAAGCCGATCCCTTCGCGGGAAGTGCTGGATGCGATGCTGGAGCGGCTGCGCGCCTGGTGCACGCGCAAGGAGCGCAAGGTGCTGGTCGCCCTGAACGACGGCGCGGCGCGCAACGAGCTGCTGGCCTGCCTGGAAGGCACAGGCGTGACCCCGGTGCTGGCAGACGGCGCCGAACCCTTCATTGCGGCGCTCGACGAGTCGCCGTTCGACTGCGTGGTGCTGGAAGGCGCCTTCGCCCGGCTCGACAGCAGCCAGGTGCGCCAGGCGCTGGCCAACCAGGCCGGGGTCGGGCCTTTGCCGCTGCTGCTTTACCTCAACGCGACGGGCGGCGAAGGCGGCCGCTTCGCCTGGCACTCGGACGACCGGGTGACCGTCACCGAGCTGCACAGCCCCATCCGGCTGTGTGATGCCGCGTTGCTGGCCTTGCACCAGAACCTGCGCCGGCTGCCGGAGCGCCGGCGCGCACAGCTGGAGGAATGCGCCTCGCAGGCCCGGCCGCTGGCCGGCCACCGCGTGCTGATCGTTGACGACGACATGCGCAACATCTTCGCGCTGGCCACCGTGCTGGAAGAGCATGCGATGGACATCGTGTGGGCCGATAATGGCCGCGAAGCCATCAGCCGCATCGCCAACGATCCGCAGATCGAGGTCGTGCTGATGGACATCATGATGCCCGAGATGGACGGCATGGCCACCATGAAGGAAATCAGGAAACTTCCCCAGGGCCGGAACCTGCCGATGATCGCCGTCACCGCCAAGGCCATGAAGGGCGACCGGGAGAAGTGCATCGAGGCGGGCGCCTGGGACTACCTGTCCAAGCCGGTCAATACCCATGACCTGCTGGCCGTGCTGAGGGCCTGGCTCCACCAGTGA
- a CDS encoding tetratricopeptide repeat protein → MHTLLLSLLLVVVALPAGAQNATRKPAASPAASPAREQPASAAKLVERARAALEAGDATKALSIAQAARRADAESYKPLYYIGVALMALGDLAGATDAQEQSLALAGSEEQKKAVADLGAAIKAQQGVVEADKALEEGLHAKAARLYEAAFDAGGRPEIGLRAASLLEEKMSDVTGAWRILRQVQARFPGSAAAATATAELTRMRPAVNKAAVLWSRVAVRSGNASDRGFLIDRAIAMNPDDPDIQIALAHHLATSGTWPQFESQLKALQRKGLLEDAMRTRRIEGGQWASHPGLRELLTDAWGAAKAGSVLAAADSDRRRFQQPSWTQTAKGATVTVFFDRRSHSRSGDIARAIVKWESSDSKPMYGEKLAVRDSSFDCKVRKMMDGLQRYYANLDGTDLILSDSRTEWKSVTEGSVAAALLDAVCEYKS, encoded by the coding sequence ATGCATACCTTGTTGTTATCGCTGCTCCTCGTCGTCGTCGCGCTGCCCGCCGGTGCGCAGAATGCGACCCGCAAGCCTGCCGCGAGTCCCGCTGCATCGCCTGCCCGGGAGCAGCCCGCCAGCGCGGCCAAGCTCGTGGAGCGCGCCCGTGCCGCCCTGGAGGCGGGCGATGCCACCAAGGCGCTGTCGATCGCACAGGCCGCGCGCCGGGCCGATGCCGAGAGCTACAAGCCGCTTTATTACATTGGCGTGGCCTTGATGGCCCTGGGCGATCTCGCGGGCGCCACTGATGCGCAGGAGCAGAGCCTTGCCCTGGCTGGGTCCGAGGAGCAGAAGAAGGCCGTGGCGGACCTCGGCGCCGCGATCAAGGCGCAGCAGGGTGTCGTCGAAGCCGACAAGGCATTGGAAGAAGGGCTCCACGCGAAGGCGGCGCGCCTGTACGAGGCCGCGTTCGACGCCGGCGGCCGACCCGAGATCGGGTTGCGAGCTGCGAGCCTGCTGGAAGAGAAGATGTCCGACGTGACCGGGGCGTGGCGGATCCTGCGGCAGGTGCAGGCGCGCTTTCCCGGCTCCGCAGCGGCGGCAACGGCCACAGCGGAGTTGACGCGCATGCGTCCAGCCGTGAACAAGGCGGCGGTCCTGTGGTCCCGCGTAGCCGTCCGGTCTGGCAACGCGAGCGACCGGGGTTTCCTGATCGACCGGGCCATTGCAATGAATCCTGACGATCCGGACATCCAGATTGCATTGGCGCATCACCTCGCCACTTCGGGGACCTGGCCGCAGTTCGAGTCGCAACTGAAGGCGCTGCAGCGCAAAGGCCTGCTCGAAGACGCGATGCGCACTCGAAGGATAGAAGGAGGCCAGTGGGCATCCCATCCGGGCCTGCGCGAGTTGCTCACCGACGCGTGGGGGGCTGCCAAGGCGGGTTCCGTGCTGGCAGCCGCCGACAGCGACAGGCGCAGGTTCCAGCAGCCCAGCTGGACCCAGACTGCCAAGGGCGCGACAGTCACTGTCTTTTTCGATCGCCGGAGCCACTCCCGCTCGGGGGACATCGCGCGCGCCATCGTGAAGTGGGAAAGCAGCGATTCGAAGCCCATGTACGGGGAAAAGCTCGCGGTGAGAGACTCCTCCTTCGACTGCAAGGTACGGAAGATGATGGACGGCTTGCAGAGGTACTACGCCAACCTGGACGGCACGGATCTGATCCTTTCCGATTCAAGAACCGAGTGGAAGAGCGTCACGGAAGGCAGCGTTGCTGCGGCGCTGCTCGACGCCGTCTGCGAGTACAAGTCGTAG